One genomic window of Nakamurella panacisegetis includes the following:
- a CDS encoding TIGR01777 family oxidoreductase, which translates to MHIIAAGASGFLGQRLIGKLTADGHRVTQLVRRAPTGANQVTWDPDRGELDAADLQGVDGIVNLCGVGVGDKRWSVAYRDLIRSSRVNPTTLLASRAAQADVPVMLSASGVGYYGPRGNEEIDETAHAGTSFLAGVCVDWERATEAAETAGVRVAHLRTGLVLGKEAGLLPKLALLTKLFAGGRLGSGRQYYPWISATDHIDAMVHLLTTEVSGPVNVCGPAPVTNAEFAKELGRQLHRPTPWMVPKFALQIAVGDFAEEIVNGQRAIPKALLDSGFGFTHPTLTAALQAELG; encoded by the coding sequence GTGCACATCATCGCGGCCGGAGCCAGTGGGTTCCTGGGACAACGATTGATCGGGAAGCTGACCGCGGACGGGCACCGGGTGACGCAACTGGTCCGCCGCGCCCCCACCGGAGCGAACCAGGTCACCTGGGACCCGGACCGGGGTGAGCTCGACGCCGCCGACCTCCAGGGGGTCGACGGCATCGTCAACCTGTGCGGCGTCGGAGTGGGCGACAAGCGGTGGAGTGTCGCCTACCGCGACCTGATCCGCTCCTCGAGGGTGAACCCCACGACGCTGCTGGCCTCACGAGCGGCTCAGGCCGACGTTCCGGTGATGCTCAGCGCCTCCGGAGTCGGCTACTACGGCCCGCGCGGTAACGAGGAGATCGACGAAACGGCCCACGCGGGAACCAGTTTTCTGGCCGGCGTGTGCGTGGACTGGGAGCGGGCCACCGAGGCGGCCGAGACGGCCGGGGTGCGGGTCGCGCACCTGCGCACCGGGCTGGTTCTGGGGAAGGAGGCCGGACTGTTGCCCAAGCTGGCGTTGCTGACCAAGCTCTTCGCCGGCGGCCGGCTCGGTTCCGGCCGGCAGTACTACCCGTGGATCTCGGCCACCGACCACATCGACGCGATGGTGCACCTGCTGACCACGGAAGTGTCCGGGCCGGTCAACGTCTGCGGCCCAGCCCCGGTCACGAACGCCGAGTTCGCGAAGGAACTCGGTCGCCAACTGCACCGGCCGACCCCGTGGATGGTGCCGAAGTTTGCTCTGCAGATCGCCGTCGGTGACTTCGCCGAGGAGATCGTCAACGGCCAGCGGGCCATCCCGAAGGCCCTGCTCGACTCCGGTTTCGGATTCACCCACCCGACCCTGACCGCGGCGCTCCAGGCCGAGTTGGGCTGA
- a CDS encoding TIGR03943 family putative permease subunit, whose protein sequence is MNKTTQSVLIVLLGGLLISITVSGRYTSYVKPGFGPLLVIAGVILILVGVLSIVTGIRGDRKADLQMEADAARGTDTAPSVPAPPVDHSHEEADGHGHSHDRSKAPWLILAPILVLLLLAPPALGADAVNRNAGSQALQGLTGVASATGAGADVAAGGSSGGYAPNDGSGHGIGTKAFAKQRPTMKFAALPAGQDPALTLKEFIMRALYDGDNSVSDNNITVVGFIAGAGDGYTSGYSLARMTISCCAADASPMRVHIDAPAKYAVNTWVSAVISAQVGTADSGNDYVPTVDVVSMTPISQPSDPYEH, encoded by the coding sequence TTGAACAAGACAACCCAATCCGTGCTGATCGTCCTACTGGGCGGTCTCCTGATCTCGATCACGGTCAGCGGCCGGTACACGTCCTACGTCAAACCGGGCTTCGGGCCGCTGTTGGTGATCGCCGGGGTCATCCTGATCCTGGTCGGCGTCCTGTCCATCGTCACCGGCATCCGCGGTGACCGGAAGGCCGACCTGCAGATGGAAGCCGACGCCGCGCGCGGCACGGATACAGCGCCGTCGGTGCCCGCCCCGCCGGTCGACCATTCGCACGAGGAGGCCGACGGTCACGGGCACAGCCACGACCGGTCCAAGGCGCCGTGGTTGATCCTGGCCCCGATCCTGGTACTGCTCCTGCTGGCGCCGCCGGCGCTGGGCGCCGACGCGGTGAACCGGAACGCCGGGTCGCAGGCGTTGCAGGGACTCACCGGTGTCGCCTCGGCCACCGGGGCCGGCGCTGACGTCGCCGCGGGCGGCTCGTCAGGGGGATATGCACCCAACGACGGCAGCGGCCACGGCATCGGCACCAAGGCCTTCGCCAAGCAGCGCCCGACCATGAAGTTCGCCGCCCTCCCGGCGGGTCAGGATCCGGCCCTGACCCTGAAGGAATTCATCATGCGTGCCCTGTACGACGGCGACAACTCGGTGTCGGACAACAACATCACCGTCGTCGGGTTCATCGCCGGCGCCGGCGACGGCTACACCAGCGGCTACTCGCTGGCCCGGATGACGATCAGTTGCTGCGCCGCGGACGCCAGCCCCATGCGGGTGCACATCGACGCCCCGGCGAAGTACGCCGTGAACACGTGGGTCAGCGCGGTGATCAGCGCCCAGGTCGGAACCGCCGACTCCGGGAACGACTACGTACCGACCGTCGACGTGGTGTCCATGACGCCCATCAGCCAGCCGTCCGACCCCTACGAACACTGA
- the recO gene encoding DNA repair protein RecO gives MTVYRDSGVVLRVHKLGEADRIVTVLTRREGRIRAVAKGVRRTKSRFGGRLEPFSHVDMQLYAGRNLDIVNQVVSLDSFGSAIAADYSRYTAATAIVETVERLTSEEREPSLKLYLLLVSVLRALAETERDPSLLLDAFLIRSMSLAGWAPALSECARCGDPGPHAAFHVPSGGLLCGNCRSPGVARPAPGAIALMAALASGDWPGAEASTGLMRREASGLVAALLQWHIERGLKSLPMVDRGGSSPSPELGGYPAARGAALARIAAGQTGPAEPLEDDPGFDGPDEVEPPRVGTQQQTGALT, from the coding sequence GTGACCGTCTACCGCGACTCCGGTGTGGTGCTGCGGGTCCACAAACTGGGTGAGGCGGACCGCATCGTCACTGTGCTGACCCGACGGGAGGGTCGGATCCGGGCCGTGGCCAAGGGGGTCCGTCGGACCAAGAGCCGATTCGGCGGTCGTCTCGAGCCGTTCAGCCATGTCGACATGCAGCTCTACGCCGGGCGGAACCTGGACATCGTCAACCAGGTGGTGAGCCTGGATTCGTTCGGTTCGGCCATCGCCGCCGACTACTCCCGCTACACGGCGGCCACCGCCATCGTGGAAACCGTCGAACGGCTGACGTCGGAGGAGCGCGAACCGTCGCTCAAGTTGTACCTGTTGCTGGTGTCCGTGCTGCGGGCCCTGGCCGAGACCGAACGTGACCCGTCGTTGCTGCTGGATGCATTCCTGATCCGGTCGATGTCCCTGGCCGGCTGGGCCCCCGCGCTGTCCGAGTGCGCCCGGTGCGGTGACCCCGGCCCCCATGCCGCCTTCCACGTCCCCTCCGGCGGGCTGCTTTGCGGCAACTGCCGGTCACCGGGCGTCGCCCGTCCCGCGCCCGGGGCGATCGCGTTGATGGCGGCGTTGGCCTCCGGTGACTGGCCCGGCGCCGAGGCGTCCACCGGATTGATGCGCCGGGAAGCGTCGGGGCTGGTCGCCGCGCTGTTGCAATGGCACATCGAACGCGGCCTGAAGTCCCTGCCCATGGTCGATCGGGGCGGATCGAGCCCGTCCCCGGAGCTGGGTGGCTACCCGGCCGCGCGGGGAGCGGCACTGGCCCGGATCGCGGCCGGGCAGACCGGCCCGGCCGAACCCCTCGAGGACGACCCCGGGTTCGACGGCCCTGACGAAGTCGAGCCGCCCCGGGTCGGAACGCAGCAACAGACTGGTGCCCTGACATGA
- a CDS encoding GNAT family N-acetyltransferase: MSIPTIRRAEPDDAEAFSACHLACWREAYENLWGSERFAEFDPVKLAVRRRKEIESGIADHYLAEVDGEVVGIAISGPSRDEDPPTERELYAIFVRQGRQGSGVSDDLLQAAIGDGPACLWVYRDNPRASAFYVHHDFIPDGSEKIDSAGILEIRMVRR; this comes from the coding sequence ATGAGCATTCCGACGATTCGCCGGGCCGAGCCGGATGACGCAGAGGCCTTTTCCGCGTGCCACCTGGCCTGCTGGCGGGAAGCGTACGAGAACCTCTGGGGGTCAGAGCGTTTCGCCGAGTTCGATCCGGTCAAACTGGCCGTACGGCGACGTAAGGAGATCGAGAGCGGCATCGCGGACCACTACCTGGCCGAGGTCGACGGAGAGGTGGTCGGCATCGCGATCTCCGGTCCCAGCCGGGATGAGGATCCGCCCACCGAGCGGGAGCTCTACGCGATCTTCGTCCGCCAGGGCCGGCAGGGGTCAGGCGTGTCCGACGATCTGCTGCAGGCAGCGATCGGCGATGGTCCGGCCTGTCTGTGGGTCTACCGCGACAACCCCCGGGCGAGTGCCTTCTACGTGCATCACGACTTCATTCCCGACGGCAGCGAGAAGATCGATTCGGCCGGCATCCTGGAGATCAGGATGGTCCGCCGATAG
- a CDS encoding oxidoreductase, which produces MSWLSRMRPGQGSRSESPRAQRRAVVDGLVDWVAVRRGVEVFVEPKTPMTPVTMVLVAHDGEFTRKQVASPEAAKSFARQHRLPIYDATIVGYPQRMRDYSRRQKILQERARRDELGDR; this is translated from the coding sequence ATGAGCTGGTTGTCCAGGATGCGGCCGGGCCAGGGATCGCGGTCGGAAAGCCCCCGCGCGCAGCGGCGCGCCGTGGTCGACGGGCTGGTCGACTGGGTGGCGGTGCGGCGCGGTGTCGAGGTCTTCGTCGAACCCAAGACGCCGATGACGCCGGTCACGATGGTTCTGGTCGCCCATGACGGTGAGTTCACCCGGAAGCAGGTCGCGTCGCCCGAGGCCGCCAAGTCGTTCGCCCGGCAGCACCGCCTGCCGATCTACGACGCGACCATCGTCGGATACCCGCAACGGATGCGGGACTACTCCCGCCGTCAGAAGATTCTGCAGGAACGCGCCCGGCGCGATGAGCTGGGCGATCGCTGA
- a CDS encoding permease codes for MTDVRDRPAPPAPRRRPRYRPGSLEIFALILLTAVLLRSQLASLLTKVLPSGWSTVFVAICVQATPFLVLGVLVSGAIAAFVPAAFFTRFMPERAVLAVPLAGVCGIALPGCECGSVPIANRLMNRGVRPSAALAFLLSAPAINPIVLVATAVAFQAEPRMVWARLVGGLLTAVIVGLVWEKLGRPAWMKPRLREQSDSEDTGLKVFLPTMRADFTQAAGFLVIGAAAAATLNTVVPRTFMQHVGGNVALAVLTMGLLAFFLALCSESDAFVAASFSTIPVVGKLVFLTVGPAVDIKLFAMQSGTFGRKFAVRFAPVTFVVAIVVGVGTGLLFFGGWR; via the coding sequence ATGACGGACGTCAGAGACCGCCCCGCGCCGCCGGCCCCGCGCCGCCGGCCGCGTTACCGGCCGGGATCGCTCGAGATCTTCGCGCTCATCCTGCTGACCGCCGTGCTCCTGCGGAGTCAGCTGGCCAGCCTGCTGACCAAGGTCCTGCCGTCCGGCTGGTCGACCGTCTTCGTCGCCATCTGCGTGCAGGCCACCCCGTTCCTGGTCCTCGGGGTGCTGGTGTCCGGGGCGATCGCCGCGTTCGTCCCGGCCGCCTTCTTCACCAGGTTCATGCCCGAGCGGGCGGTACTGGCTGTCCCGCTGGCCGGCGTGTGCGGGATCGCCCTGCCCGGCTGCGAATGCGGTTCGGTACCGATCGCGAACCGGCTGATGAATCGGGGTGTCCGCCCGTCAGCTGCGCTGGCTTTCCTGCTGTCGGCGCCGGCCATCAATCCGATCGTGCTGGTGGCCACGGCCGTGGCGTTCCAGGCCGAACCGAGAATGGTCTGGGCTCGCCTGGTCGGCGGCCTGCTGACCGCCGTCATCGTGGGGTTGGTCTGGGAGAAGCTGGGCCGGCCGGCCTGGATGAAGCCCCGCCTCCGGGAGCAGTCGGACAGCGAGGACACCGGTCTGAAGGTGTTCCTGCCGACCATGCGCGCCGATTTCACGCAGGCGGCCGGTTTCCTGGTGATCGGCGCCGCGGCCGCGGCCACGCTGAACACGGTGGTGCCGCGGACGTTCATGCAGCACGTCGGGGGCAACGTCGCGCTGGCCGTTCTGACCATGGGCCTGCTCGCGTTCTTCCTGGCCCTGTGCTCGGAGTCGGACGCGTTCGTGGCGGCGTCGTTCTCCACCATCCCGGTGGTCGGCAAGCTGGTGTTCCTGACCGTCGGACCGGCGGTCGACATCAAACTGTTCGCCATGCAGTCCGGCACCTTCGGGCGGAAGTTCGCGGTGCGGTTCGCGCCGGTCACGTTCGTGGTGGCCATCGTCGTCGGTGTCGGCACCGGCCTGTTGTTCTTCGGAGGCTGGCGTTGA
- a CDS encoding isoprenyl transferase, with amino-acid sequence MRARNVPTALPRREPTPHPSGAVPPAIAASAVPQHVALVMDGNGRWAKARGLPRTEGHKLGEAALFDVVEGAIQIGVKHLSAYAFSTENWKRSPDEVRFLMGFNRDVIRRRRDDMHALGVRVRWAGRRPRLWRSVIHELEVAEQLTAGNDVLTLTMCVNYGGRAEIADAAKAIALEVAAGRINASKVDEAMLAKYLDEPDMPDVDLFLRSSGEQRTSNFLLWQSAYAEMVFLDTLFPDFDRRDLWRACEIYASRQRRFGGAESDDLTPAATTDQPG; translated from the coding sequence ATGAGAGCCCGCAACGTCCCCACCGCCCTGCCTCGCCGGGAGCCCACGCCGCACCCCTCCGGCGCCGTGCCACCGGCCATCGCGGCGTCGGCCGTCCCGCAGCACGTGGCCCTGGTGATGGACGGCAACGGCCGCTGGGCCAAGGCCCGCGGTCTGCCCCGTACCGAGGGTCACAAACTAGGCGAGGCGGCGCTGTTCGACGTGGTCGAAGGGGCGATCCAGATCGGAGTCAAACACCTTTCGGCATATGCGTTCTCGACCGAGAACTGGAAGCGGTCGCCCGATGAGGTGCGGTTCCTGATGGGCTTCAACCGGGACGTGATCCGGCGGCGGCGGGACGACATGCACGCCCTCGGTGTCCGCGTCCGCTGGGCCGGCCGCCGGCCCCGTCTGTGGCGCAGCGTCATCCACGAACTCGAGGTGGCCGAGCAACTGACCGCCGGCAACGACGTCCTGACATTGACCATGTGTGTCAACTACGGAGGCCGCGCGGAGATCGCCGACGCCGCCAAGGCGATCGCCCTCGAGGTGGCCGCCGGCCGGATCAATGCCTCGAAGGTGGACGAAGCGATGCTCGCCAAGTACCTCGACGAACCGGACATGCCCGACGTCGATCTCTTCCTGCGCTCGTCCGGCGAGCAGCGCACCAGCAACTTCCTGCTCTGGCAGTCCGCCTACGCCGAGATGGTCTTCCTGGACACCCTGTTCCCCGACTTCGACCGGCGTGACCTGTGGCGGGCCTGCGAGATCTACGCCTCGCGGCAGCGCCGGTTCGGGGGCGCCGAATCCGATGACCTGACGCCGGCGGCGACGACGGACCAACCGGGATGA
- the lpdA gene encoding dihydrolipoyl dehydrogenase, with protein sequence MTDTTVDLVVLGGGSAGYAAALRASELGSSVVLIEKDKLGGTCLHRGCVPTKALLHAAEVADDAREGAAYGLRTTFDGVDVPGLHKYKDGIVAKAHKGLTGLVKSRGITVIEGEGTFVGPNSVVVGDDRYIGTNVVLATGSYSKSLPGLNIEGRVITSEQALGLEWIPESAIVLGGGVIGVEFASVWASFGTKVTIVEALPSLVPAEDPWAQKLLERAFRKRKIAFSTGIRFAGVTQDDSGVTVTLEDGKTFSADLLLVAVGRGAATAGCGFEEAGLNMDRGFVITDERLRTNLPNVYAVGDIVPGLQLAHRGFQHGVFVAEDIAGLNPEVIPDSLIPKITYCDPQIASVGLTEAKAAEVHGAENIETFVYDLAGNPKSQILRTAGGVKAVRVKNGPVIGIHLVGARIGDLIGEAQTIVGWEANPEDVAPLVHAHPTQYEAIGEAMLAMAGKPLHVHN encoded by the coding sequence ATGACCGACACCACCGTCGACCTGGTCGTTCTCGGCGGAGGGTCAGCCGGCTACGCCGCTGCACTGCGTGCGTCCGAGCTCGGCTCCTCCGTGGTTCTGATCGAGAAGGACAAACTGGGCGGCACCTGCCTGCACCGCGGATGCGTCCCGACCAAGGCCCTGCTGCACGCGGCCGAGGTCGCCGACGACGCACGCGAAGGTGCGGCCTACGGGCTGCGCACCACCTTCGACGGGGTCGACGTACCGGGCCTGCACAAGTACAAGGACGGTATCGTCGCCAAGGCCCACAAGGGGCTGACCGGGTTGGTCAAGTCGCGCGGCATCACCGTCATCGAGGGCGAGGGCACCTTCGTCGGTCCGAATTCCGTCGTCGTCGGTGACGACCGGTACATCGGCACCAACGTCGTGCTGGCCACCGGTTCCTACTCCAAGTCGCTGCCCGGCCTGAACATCGAGGGTCGCGTGATCACCAGCGAACAGGCACTCGGCCTGGAGTGGATCCCCGAGTCGGCGATCGTCCTCGGCGGCGGCGTCATCGGCGTCGAGTTCGCCTCCGTCTGGGCCTCCTTCGGTACCAAGGTCACCATCGTCGAGGCCCTGCCGAGTCTGGTTCCGGCCGAGGATCCGTGGGCCCAGAAGCTGCTCGAGCGCGCCTTCCGCAAGCGCAAGATCGCCTTCTCCACCGGTATCCGGTTCGCCGGTGTCACCCAGGACGACAGCGGCGTCACGGTCACCCTGGAGGACGGCAAGACCTTCTCGGCCGACCTGCTGCTCGTGGCCGTCGGCCGCGGCGCGGCCACCGCCGGCTGCGGGTTCGAGGAAGCGGGCCTGAACATGGATCGCGGCTTCGTCATCACCGACGAGCGGCTGCGCACCAACCTGCCCAACGTGTACGCCGTCGGCGACATCGTCCCCGGCCTGCAGCTGGCCCACCGCGGGTTCCAGCACGGTGTGTTCGTGGCCGAGGACATCGCCGGTCTCAACCCCGAGGTCATCCCCGACTCGCTGATCCCCAAGATCACCTACTGCGATCCGCAGATCGCGTCGGTCGGCCTGACCGAGGCCAAGGCGGCCGAGGTGCACGGGGCCGAGAACATCGAGACGTTTGTCTACGACCTGGCCGGGAACCCGAAGTCGCAGATCCTGCGCACAGCCGGTGGTGTGAAGGCGGTGCGGGTGAAGAACGGACCGGTGATCGGCATCCACCTGGTGGGCGCCCGGATCGGCGATCTGATCGGCGAGGCCCAGACCATTGTCGGTTGGGAGGCCAACCCCGAGGACGTCGCGCCGCTGGTCCACGCGCACCCGACCCAGTACGAGGCGATCGGCGAGGCCATGCTGGCCATGGCCGGCAAGCCGCTGCACGTCCACAACTGA
- the sucB gene encoding 2-oxoglutarate dehydrogenase, E2 component, dihydrolipoamide succinyltransferase — protein sequence MSHSVQMPALGESVTEGTVTRWLKEVGDTVAVDEPLLEVSTDKVDTEIPSPVAGVLEKIVVAEDETAAVGAELAVIGDGSGATAQAAPEPAAAPEPEAAPEPEVAPEPEAAADAAPEPEAVPAAAAAEPEQPSTDLETPAEKPTADAAPATGSGTPILLPAMGESVTEGTVTRWLKAVGDAVAVDEPLVEISTDKVDTEVPSPVAGTLLEISVGEDETVEVGGQLAVIGDKGAAPAPAPTPAPAPQAAAPAAAPAPAPPAPAAAPAPAAPAPAAPAPAAAPAPVTPSPDAAAPAAKPAAAGWQPAPKADTSSYVTPVIRKLAADQGVDLSTVTGTGVGGRIRREDVVAAGEAVKAAKAAAAAPAPAASATPAPSAAKPVPDATATALIGTTQKLPRIRQSIAKNMVYGLHTAAQLTTVIEVDVTRVANLRAKAKASFEAREGVKLSFLPFFVKAAIEALKLYPVVNSSLSEDIKEITYHGHVNLGIAVDTPRGLIVPVIKEADDLNIGGIARKIADLAARTRDNKIGPDDLSGGTFTITNTGSVGALFDTPIFVPPQSAILGTGAIVKRPVVLTTPDGGEVIAIRSMAYLAMSYDHRNVDGADASRFLGAVKKRIEAGDFEGDLGL from the coding sequence ATGTCGCACTCCGTGCAGATGCCGGCTCTCGGTGAGAGCGTCACCGAAGGCACTGTCACCCGCTGGCTGAAGGAAGTCGGCGACACGGTCGCCGTCGACGAGCCGTTGCTGGAGGTGTCGACCGACAAGGTCGACACCGAGATTCCCTCCCCGGTCGCCGGCGTGCTCGAGAAGATCGTGGTCGCCGAGGACGAGACGGCCGCGGTCGGTGCCGAGTTGGCCGTGATCGGCGACGGCAGTGGCGCCACCGCCCAGGCGGCACCAGAGCCCGCGGCGGCTCCGGAGCCGGAGGCAGCCCCGGAGCCGGAGGTAGCTCCGGAGCCTGAGGCAGCCGCTGACGCCGCACCCGAGCCCGAGGCGGTTCCGGCCGCGGCGGCCGCCGAGCCGGAGCAGCCGTCGACCGACCTGGAGACCCCGGCCGAGAAGCCGACGGCCGACGCCGCCCCGGCGACCGGTTCCGGTACTCCGATCCTGTTGCCGGCCATGGGCGAATCGGTCACCGAAGGCACGGTCACCCGCTGGCTCAAGGCCGTCGGCGACGCCGTCGCCGTGGACGAGCCGCTGGTGGAGATCTCGACCGACAAGGTCGACACCGAGGTGCCCTCCCCCGTGGCCGGCACCCTCCTGGAAATCAGTGTCGGCGAGGACGAGACGGTCGAGGTCGGCGGGCAGCTCGCCGTCATCGGCGACAAGGGCGCAGCACCGGCCCCGGCACCCACCCCGGCTCCGGCCCCCCAGGCCGCGGCGCCGGCGGCCGCTCCGGCCCCCGCCCCTCCGGCCCCGGCCGCCGCTCCGGCCCCCGCCGCTCCGGCCCCGGCCGCTCCGGCCCCCGCCGCTGCACCGGCGCCGGTCACCCCGTCGCCCGACGCTGCGGCACCGGCGGCCAAGCCCGCCGCCGCGGGCTGGCAGCCCGCCCCCAAGGCCGACACCTCCAGCTACGTCACCCCGGTGATCCGCAAACTGGCCGCCGACCAAGGCGTCGACCTGTCCACCGTGACCGGTACCGGCGTCGGGGGCCGCATCCGCCGTGAGGACGTCGTCGCCGCCGGCGAGGCCGTCAAGGCGGCCAAGGCGGCAGCGGCCGCTCCGGCTCCGGCGGCCTCGGCGACGCCGGCCCCCTCGGCGGCCAAGCCGGTCCCCGACGCGACCGCCACGGCGTTGATCGGAACCACCCAGAAGCTGCCGCGGATCCGCCAGTCGATCGCCAAGAACATGGTGTACGGCCTGCACACGGCGGCCCAGCTGACCACGGTCATCGAGGTCGACGTGACCCGCGTGGCAAACCTGCGGGCAAAGGCGAAAGCCAGTTTCGAGGCCCGCGAGGGCGTCAAGCTGTCGTTCCTGCCGTTCTTCGTCAAGGCCGCCATCGAGGCCCTGAAGCTCTACCCGGTGGTCAACTCGTCACTGTCCGAGGACATCAAGGAGATCACGTACCACGGCCACGTCAACCTGGGCATCGCCGTCGACACCCCCCGCGGGCTGATCGTCCCCGTCATCAAGGAAGCCGACGATCTCAACATCGGCGGGATCGCCCGCAAGATCGCCGACCTGGCCGCCCGCACCCGCGACAACAAGATCGGCCCGGACGATCTGTCCGGGGGGACGTTCACCATCACCAACACCGGCAGTGTCGGGGCGTTGTTCGACACCCCGATCTTCGTGCCGCCGCAGTCGGCCATCCTCGGGACGGGCGCGATCGTCAAGCGTCCGGTGGTGCTGACCACCCCCGACGGCGGCGAGGTCATCGCGATCCGGTCCATGGCGTACCTGGCCATGTCCTACGACCACCGCAACGTCGACGGGGCCGACGCCTCGCGGTTCCTCGGAGCGGTCAAGAAGCGCATCGAAGCCGGCGACTTCGAGGGCGATCTGGGGTTGTGA
- a CDS encoding leucyl aminopeptidase, whose amino-acid sequence MTTLSLTTADPAKAKTDVLVVAAYAGPNGPVPADQRFADAVSTAALTGASGKAGELTLVPGDGSVAAVVVAVVGLGAEDKFIPEVLRKAAGIASRGVAGKPSITSTLGLIDLTAAAEGHLLGGYVFDRYKTPSKPPVESIALSVTKNDKATKATLRDAVATAEGVLLARDLINTAPNDLFPQAFAERATAAAEAAGLSVEVFDENQLAAQGFGGILAVGSGSSRPPRLVRVAYSPKGATKTVALVGKGITFDSGGLSIKPAQGMENMTSDMSGAACVVATVIAAAALRLPVAVTAWAAMAENLPSGSSYRPGDVIRHYGAHGEPGKTVHVLNTDAEGRLVLADAIVRAAEEEPDYLIETSTLTGAQVVALGNRTMAVMGSDDFRDRVAELAREVGEGGWSMPLPEELGESIQSQVADLQNINWDRVGGMLVAGHYLSNFVPDGLPWAHLDVAGPAFNSGKPYGYNGSGGTGVPVRTLLAVLADIAAG is encoded by the coding sequence ATGACAACGCTTTCCCTGACCACCGCCGACCCGGCCAAGGCCAAGACCGACGTGCTGGTGGTGGCCGCCTACGCCGGCCCCAACGGCCCGGTCCCGGCCGATCAGCGCTTCGCCGACGCCGTGTCGACGGCCGCCCTCACCGGCGCCTCGGGCAAGGCGGGCGAACTCACCCTGGTCCCGGGCGACGGCTCGGTCGCCGCCGTCGTGGTCGCTGTGGTCGGGCTCGGCGCCGAGGACAAGTTCATTCCCGAGGTCCTGCGCAAGGCGGCCGGGATCGCCTCGCGTGGAGTGGCCGGTAAGCCCTCCATCACCTCGACCCTGGGCCTGATCGACCTCACCGCGGCCGCCGAGGGTCACCTGCTCGGCGGGTATGTGTTCGACCGGTACAAGACGCCGTCGAAGCCGCCGGTCGAATCGATCGCGCTCTCGGTGACGAAGAACGACAAGGCCACCAAGGCGACCCTGCGGGACGCGGTCGCGACGGCCGAGGGCGTGCTGCTGGCCCGCGACCTGATCAACACCGCACCCAACGACCTGTTCCCGCAGGCCTTCGCCGAGCGGGCCACGGCGGCGGCGGAGGCGGCCGGGCTGTCCGTCGAGGTGTTCGACGAGAATCAGCTGGCAGCTCAGGGCTTCGGCGGCATCCTGGCCGTTGGTTCGGGATCCAGCCGGCCCCCGCGCCTGGTCCGGGTGGCCTACTCCCCCAAGGGAGCCACCAAGACCGTGGCCCTGGTCGGCAAGGGCATCACCTTCGACTCCGGCGGGCTGTCGATCAAGCCGGCCCAGGGCATGGAGAACATGACAAGTGACATGTCCGGCGCGGCCTGCGTCGTGGCCACCGTCATCGCCGCCGCCGCCCTGCGTCTCCCGGTCGCGGTGACCGCCTGGGCCGCGATGGCCGAGAACCTCCCGTCCGGGTCGTCCTACCGTCCGGGTGACGTGATCCGGCACTACGGCGCCCACGGAGAACCGGGCAAGACCGTGCACGTCCTGAACACCGACGCCGAAGGCCGGCTGGTCCTCGCCGACGCCATCGTGCGGGCGGCCGAGGAAGAACCGGACTACCTGATCGAGACCTCCACGCTGACCGGCGCCCAGGTCGTCGCCCTGGGCAACCGCACCATGGCCGTGATGGGCTCCGACGACTTCCGCGACCGGGTGGCCGAACTGGCCCGCGAGGTCGGCGAGGGCGGCTGGTCGATGCCGCTGCCGGAAGAACTCGGCGAGAGCATCCAATCCCAGGTCGCCGACCTGCAGAACATCAACTGGGACCGGGTCGGCGGCATGTTGGTGGCCGGGCACTACCTGTCCAACTTCGTCCCCGACGGGCTGCCCTGGGCCCACCTGGACGTCGCCGGGCCGGCCTTCAACAGCGGAAAGCCTTACGGCTACAACGGCTCCGGTGGAACCGGGGTGCCCGTCCGGACGCTGCTGGCCGTCCTGGCCGACATCGCCGCCGGCTGA